In one window of Artemia franciscana unplaced genomic scaffold, ASM3288406v1 PGA_scaffold_60, whole genome shotgun sequence DNA:
- the LOC136042070 gene encoding piggyBac transposable element-derived protein 3-like, which produces MNTKRTNLFWVYSQLKKKIMLPTVEIDSKTVFATNLTNDKETWSERQKDGETGNTGPSQRPRHLRVNQQQILNIFDQIDSDISDTDLLDSDEEQDDYDPRPNAGTAAVSSSESASTEGEEVDVRPPPRKGRTKVWKKKKFDKAYKSTAPSLPVPGHDEPINYFAEYLTEDFFEITANQTNLYSVQKTGKSIDTNAVEMKKFFGIHVAMGVFNLPRYRMYWGTRTRIPLIADMMNFNRFSRLRSFVHLVDNTSKDPDNLDRLWKLRPIIDIVQKKTQTISPSEHLSCDEQMVPFTGNLDIKQYIRGKPCPWGIKIFVLCNTDGRVLSLEIYQGKKTNMAEEYKSFGLGAGMVLNLAGRLQLVEFTKLYFDNFFTSLALLERLSEMGLYGTGTIRSNRLQGARLETDSDMKKR; this is translated from the exons ATGAATACAAAACGTACGAACCTTTTCTGGGTATAttcacagctgaaaaaaaagataatgctACCCACTGTTGAAATTGATTCGAAAACAGTTTTTGCGACTAACTTAACCAATGACAAAGAAACCTGGTCTGAAAGACAGAAAGATGGTGAAACTGGAAATACAG GTCCTTCGCAGCGTCCAAGGCATTTGCGCGTCAACCAGCAgcaaattttgaacatttttgatcaaattgacagtGACATCTCCGATACAGACCTTCTGGATAGCGACGAGGAGCAGGACGATTACGACCCTCGACCCAATGCAGGAACGGCAGCAGTGAGTTCCAGTGAAAGTGCATCAACTGAAGGCGAGGAAGTTGATGTAAGGCCTCCACCGAGGAAGGGCAGAACCAAGgtttggaagaagaaaaaatttgataaagctTATAAAAGCACAGCCCCAAGTCTACCTGTACCAGGTCATGATGAGCCTATAAACTATTTTGCGGAATATCTAACAGaagatttttttgaaatcacTGCGAACCAAACCAACCTGTACTCCGTCCAGAAGACTGGAAAATCCATTGATACTAACGCAGTCgaaatgaagaagttttttgggATTCACGTTGCCATGGGGGTTTTCAATCTCCCACGATACCGGATGTACTGGGGTACACGAACGCGCATCCCACTCATCGCTGATATGATGAACTTCAACAGATTTTCCCGCCTTCGGTCCTTCGTTCACTTGGTTGATAATACTTCCAAAGACCCTGATAACTTGGATCGTCTTTGGAAATTGCGACCTATTATTGATATTGTGCAGAAGAAAACGCAGACTATTTCTCCGTCTGAGCACCTCTCCTGTGACGAGCAGATGGTCCCTTTTACTGGAAACCTTGATATCAAACAGTATATTCGGGGAAAACCTTGCCCATGGGGCATCAAAATCTTCGTGCTGTGTAATACGGATGGAAGAGTACTCTCTTTGGAAATTTATCAGGGCAAAAAGACGAACATGGCTGAAGAGTACAAAAGCTTTGGCCTCGGAGCAGGTATGGTTTTGAATCTTGCTGGACGACTTCAGCTTGTGGAATTTACTAAACTTTATTTCGACAATTTCTTTACGTCTTTGGCTTTGCTGGAAAGACTAAGTGAGATGGGCCTCTACGGAACAGGCACTATACGAAGCAACAGGCTTCAGGGAGCTAGGCTGGAAACTGATTCTGACATGAAAAAGAGATGA